A stretch of the Vibrio gazogenes genome encodes the following:
- a CDS encoding DMT family transporter yields the protein MSGKTVGSAILILVIGNFFAILCDVFIKMAGSSVAVYQFTFMRLLMSCIVVLPLAYKHISFKGDIGLKLHVLRGNLWVLASLLLVFSLTQLPLATANAVFYIAPILIVLFAGIFYKEKITAGIVIAAVSGFVGVLIILRPSEVSWGMISAVSFSVVLATNSLLIRKLPKNQNLFFGLLITHVSALPLTACLALWEGEPWNFDGLLYAGGSAVCSIFYSLACLQGYRYVASSQVSSAEYSGLLFAAILGWIIFNEPVDMFLVFGALFIILPLAYLSHQDRRKRKAEERLSVVRSQLDAG from the coding sequence GTGTCTGGAAAAACGGTTGGTAGTGCGATTTTGATCCTCGTGATCGGTAACTTTTTCGCGATTCTTTGTGATGTGTTTATTAAGATGGCAGGCAGTAGTGTCGCTGTGTATCAGTTCACTTTCATGCGGCTGTTGATGAGTTGTATTGTTGTACTGCCACTGGCCTATAAGCATATTAGTTTTAAAGGGGATATTGGCCTTAAACTGCATGTATTAAGAGGCAACCTTTGGGTGTTGGCGAGTCTCTTATTGGTTTTCTCTTTGACGCAGCTCCCTCTGGCTACGGCGAATGCGGTGTTTTATATTGCTCCAATTTTGATCGTGTTGTTTGCGGGGATTTTCTATAAAGAGAAAATTACCGCCGGTATTGTGATTGCTGCGGTGTCTGGCTTTGTCGGGGTGCTGATCATTTTGCGTCCTTCAGAAGTCAGTTGGGGCATGATCAGTGCGGTATCATTTTCCGTCGTGCTGGCGACCAATAGTTTGTTGATCCGTAAGTTGCCGAAAAATCAGAATCTATTCTTCGGGTTGTTGATTACCCATGTGTCTGCTTTGCCACTAACGGCTTGTCTGGCGCTTTGGGAAGGTGAACCCTGGAATTTTGATGGCTTACTTTACGCTGGCGGCTCTGCGGTGTGCTCGATTTTTTATAGTTTGGCGTGCTTACAAGGTTATCGTTATGTCGCATCCAGCCAAGTGAGTAGTGCCGAGTATTCAGGGCTGTTATTTGCAGCAATACTGGGCTGGATTATCTTTAACGAGCCAGTCGATATGTTCCTCGTGTTTGGGGCTTTGTTTATTATTTTACCGTTGGCATATTTGAGCCATCAGGATCGGCGCAAGCGCAAAGCTGAAGAGCGTTTATCTGTGGTTCGGTCTCAACTGGATGCCGGCTAA
- a CDS encoding NUDIX hydrolase produces the protein MRKTIHQWKQISLVEEEVMLPTHRSILHTTIIHPGAAVILPVNQQGEIVMLRQFRPSIRKWLLELPAGTREAPETPLACAQRELAEETGYLASEWVALGQLTPLAGFCDEIQHLFVAKGLSVTQDYQRDDDEVIEIFCLSVQALEKKIIDGEITDTKTIACLSKAKLCGYI, from the coding sequence ATGCGTAAAACGATACATCAGTGGAAACAGATTTCTTTGGTTGAAGAAGAAGTCATGCTACCAACCCACCGTTCGATCCTTCATACGACAATCATTCATCCGGGAGCAGCGGTGATCCTGCCTGTCAATCAACAGGGAGAGATTGTCATGTTGCGACAATTTCGCCCATCAATCCGAAAATGGCTCCTCGAGTTACCCGCTGGTACCCGTGAAGCACCAGAAACACCATTGGCATGTGCCCAACGAGAACTGGCCGAAGAAACCGGCTATCTTGCCAGCGAGTGGGTCGCTTTGGGGCAGTTAACCCCACTGGCCGGCTTCTGCGATGAGATTCAGCATCTGTTTGTGGCCAAAGGTCTTTCTGTAACACAAGATTATCAACGTGACGATGATGAAGTCATTGAGATCTTCTGCCTGTCTGTTCAAGCGCTGGAAAAAAAGATTATCGACGGTGAAATTACGGACACCAAAACCATCGCGTGTCTGAGTAAAGCCAAGCTTTGTGGGTATATATGA
- a CDS encoding FAD-dependent oxidoreductase, which translates to MQNNSSNRQKPRIAIIGGGVAGATAAVHLGEQGLDVVLMERGPSLVNGPPICHLHAGGNLYREISQQQCLELLRQSVETIRLYRHTVNKRPTVIATPTTDPEHPQALLPRLEAVKQAYQAMVRQDARNEVLGDPDEYYRLYERADLERLKLLSQPSEPASMDDWLIPFAKHVDLALIQYPVIAVQEYGWSVFRLAATATLTLQQMPHCQLLTNSTLVDARMHDGQWHLTYHDQDSQSHTLVVDYLVNACGYETGKLDDLTKNPQYRMAEFKAAYIAKWPDEHSLWPEVIFHGQRGTPQGMAQLTPYADGVFQLHGMTKAITLFDDGLTRSSIHSSQPVLPDVLQMKLTHGWPDAVVEARTRHAIAHIGKFMPDYCRAYPDGKPLFGAQQIPGEDETLRAADVSFSGHNYARIEIVKGSSALEAARKLISHWQLGHDSTSVSIEQMHPISLSLTADSVEQFAIDLAQDRGYPIELAKVIGC; encoded by the coding sequence ATGCAGAATAATTCATCGAATCGCCAAAAACCTCGGATTGCGATTATTGGTGGTGGCGTTGCGGGAGCGACGGCTGCGGTTCATTTAGGTGAACAGGGTTTAGATGTCGTTCTGATGGAACGAGGCCCGAGCTTGGTTAATGGTCCGCCAATCTGCCATCTTCATGCCGGGGGGAACCTATATCGAGAGATCTCTCAACAACAATGTCTGGAATTATTACGACAGTCGGTTGAGACGATTCGGCTATATCGACATACCGTCAACAAGCGTCCGACTGTGATCGCAACGCCAACCACTGATCCGGAACATCCACAAGCATTATTGCCCCGGTTAGAAGCCGTAAAACAGGCTTATCAAGCGATGGTTCGACAGGATGCCCGCAATGAAGTTCTGGGGGACCCGGACGAATACTATCGACTTTATGAACGGGCTGATTTAGAACGACTCAAGTTGCTTTCTCAGCCTAGTGAGCCTGCCAGTATGGATGACTGGCTGATTCCTTTTGCAAAGCATGTGGATTTGGCACTGATTCAGTATCCCGTTATTGCGGTTCAAGAATATGGGTGGAGTGTTTTCCGCCTTGCTGCAACCGCGACGTTAACTCTCCAACAGATGCCCCATTGTCAGTTGCTAACCAACAGCACGTTGGTCGATGCGCGCATGCATGATGGACAGTGGCATTTGACTTACCATGATCAAGATTCACAATCCCATACGCTGGTTGTGGATTATTTGGTGAATGCCTGTGGATATGAGACGGGCAAGCTGGATGATCTGACCAAGAATCCTCAGTATCGGATGGCTGAATTTAAAGCTGCATATATAGCCAAATGGCCGGATGAGCATAGTCTCTGGCCCGAAGTGATATTTCATGGGCAGCGAGGCACTCCCCAGGGTATGGCTCAACTGACACCATATGCTGACGGTGTGTTTCAGTTGCATGGTATGACTAAAGCTATCACCTTGTTTGACGATGGGTTAACCCGAAGTTCGATCCATTCATCACAACCGGTTCTGCCCGATGTGTTGCAGATGAAATTAACCCATGGTTGGCCGGATGCCGTGGTGGAAGCCAGAACGCGTCACGCAATTGCGCATATCGGCAAGTTTATGCCCGACTATTGTCGCGCTTATCCGGATGGCAAACCATTGTTTGGTGCTCAACAGATCCCGGGTGAAGATGAGACGCTGCGTGCTGCTGATGTGTCATTTAGTGGCCACAATTATGCCCGGATCGAAATTGTCAAAGGTTCATCGGCTTTAGAAGCAGCAAGGAAGTTGATATCGCACTGGCAATTAGGCCATGACTCAACATCCGTGTCGATCGAGCAAATGCATCCTATTAGTCTTTCACTCACAGCCGACAGTGTTGAACAATTTGCGATTGATTTGGCTCAGGATCGAGGCTATCCCATTGAACTGGCAAAAGTGATTGGCTGTTAA
- a CDS encoding TetR/AcrR family transcriptional regulator yields MTIKRQGRRSAHDAELTRQHILRTATELFCEFGYAQVSLRTISEKVGISHSLIRHHFGSKEQIWYCINDNMHQFITHYCQTILMHLSKDMPVNELLYQFIVRMLAFTLVNKQPIQLMADVVRQKGSRFDYFIDQSGEVEKLISHLAEDYNQRFPERAIKIWEIKWHMIMFAHGAASLGPFLNETWSQECETENECLLKHWQMCDEIMARKLMIPASSRLEPQQLDELVIQMDEPFSTAQVRSI; encoded by the coding sequence ATGACCATAAAAAGACAAGGGCGTCGAAGCGCTCATGATGCCGAATTGACGCGTCAGCACATTTTACGGACAGCAACTGAGCTGTTCTGTGAGTTTGGCTATGCGCAAGTCTCACTACGAACCATCAGCGAAAAAGTCGGCATTTCACACAGCCTGATTCGCCATCATTTTGGCAGTAAAGAACAAATTTGGTATTGCATTAACGACAACATGCATCAATTTATTACCCACTATTGTCAAACTATACTGATGCATTTATCTAAAGACATGCCAGTCAACGAACTCCTTTATCAGTTTATTGTTCGGATGCTGGCTTTCACACTCGTAAACAAACAACCGATCCAGTTGATGGCAGATGTGGTGCGCCAGAAAGGCAGCAGATTTGATTATTTCATTGATCAATCTGGTGAAGTGGAGAAACTGATTTCCCATCTGGCTGAAGACTACAACCAACGCTTTCCGGAACGCGCGATTAAAATTTGGGAAATCAAATGGCACATGATCATGTTTGCTCACGGTGCTGCTTCTTTAGGCCCCTTCCTCAATGAAACGTGGTCACAGGAATGCGAGACCGAAAACGAATGTCTGCTGAAACATTGGCAGATGTGCGATGAAATCATGGCGAGAAAATTAATGATCCCCGCATCATCCCGTTTAGAACCGCAACAACTTGACGAGCTAGTGATTCAAATGGATGAGCCATTTTCTACAGCGCAAGTCAGGTCGATTTAA
- a CDS encoding RNA recognition motif domain-containing protein, with protein sequence MKLLVRNLARTMTEHDIRVLFSAHGTVTECNLVLDQETGLSKGFAFVEMPDDTEAKAAIQTLNLSSVAKSTIRVKLAQN encoded by the coding sequence ATGAAACTTTTAGTCCGCAATTTAGCGCGTACAATGACTGAGCACGACATTCGTGTTCTTTTCTCTGCTCACGGCACGGTCACTGAGTGTAATTTGGTTTTAGACCAAGAAACGGGATTATCCAAAGGCTTCGCGTTTGTCGAAATGCCCGATGACACTGAAGCAAAAGCAGCCATCCAAACCCTCAACCTTTCAAGCGTCGCGAAAAGTACTATCCGAGTAAAACTTGCGCAAAACTGA
- a CDS encoding Gfo/Idh/MocA family protein has translation MIEKKVRWGVAGLGRIAHRFVKDLTQHVPNSELYAVAAKDQQRAAMFADEYQCHRSYGSYQALAQDPNVDVVYVATIHPLHKSVVELFLKHGKHVLVEKPAFTNVNDWDEMASLAQEQGLLLVEAMKSVVFPAYQSLRQFIREHSIKIDTVEAAFGNWHEFDSQSQLFNPDLCGGATLDVGVYALWLYVDLCQLTNSTVSKPTVQYRQDNTQSEVDEYVEFIFDGDINGRVGASITRDLKREAIIQGPDVKIIIHDKWWNPQHIELFYQGNNHKIMSPARGGGFEYEIEHIASLILQQQYQSDLISAETSRKVIAIMETSLVENGFEHLVHSIR, from the coding sequence ATGATTGAGAAGAAAGTTCGTTGGGGAGTTGCTGGGCTAGGTCGAATCGCCCATCGTTTTGTCAAAGACCTGACACAGCATGTTCCAAATAGTGAGTTATATGCCGTCGCAGCAAAAGACCAGCAGCGAGCAGCGATGTTTGCTGATGAATATCAGTGTCACAGAAGTTATGGTTCATATCAGGCGCTCGCACAAGACCCAAATGTTGATGTGGTCTATGTTGCGACCATTCATCCTCTTCACAAAAGTGTGGTTGAGCTGTTTCTAAAACACGGGAAACATGTCTTGGTTGAAAAACCAGCATTTACCAATGTCAATGACTGGGATGAAATGGCCTCACTTGCACAAGAACAAGGCTTACTGTTAGTTGAAGCCATGAAGTCAGTCGTTTTCCCTGCTTATCAATCATTGCGGCAGTTTATCCGGGAACACAGCATAAAAATCGACACGGTGGAGGCGGCCTTTGGCAATTGGCATGAGTTCGACAGCCAGTCGCAACTATTCAATCCTGATTTATGTGGCGGAGCTACGTTAGATGTTGGTGTCTATGCACTATGGCTCTATGTCGATTTATGCCAACTCACGAACAGCACGGTATCCAAACCAACGGTGCAATATCGTCAAGATAATACTCAATCGGAAGTAGACGAATATGTTGAATTCATTTTTGATGGTGACATCAATGGTCGTGTTGGCGCCTCGATTACACGAGATCTAAAACGTGAAGCGATCATTCAAGGGCCGGATGTCAAAATTATCATTCATGACAAATGGTGGAACCCGCAACATATTGAGCTGTTCTATCAAGGCAACAATCATAAGATTATGTCCCCTGCGAGAGGTGGCGGGTTTGAATACGAGATTGAACACATCGCTTCGCTGATTCTTCAGCAGCAGTATCAGTCCGACCTGATATCGGCTGAGACGAGTCGAAAGGTGATTGCAATTATGGAAACGAGTTTAGTTGAAAACGGCTTTGAGCATCTGGTCCATTCAATCAGGTAG
- the galE gene encoding UDP-glucose 4-epimerase GalE encodes MNVLITGGMGYIGSHTCIQMIEAGMTPVILDNLYNSKSAVLERIEKISGHRPVFIRGDVRDRSLLIEVLNEHQIDAVIHFAGLKAVGESVQKPLEYYENNVTGTLVLVDAMRIADVKTLIFSSSATVYGDPASVPILEDFPTQATNPYGRSKLIVEECLTDFQLANPDWSITLLRYFNPVGSHPSGEIGEDPQGIPNNLMPFVAQIAVGRRESLSIFGDDYPTKDGTGVRDYIHVMDLADGHIAALQKVGTKGGLHVYNLGTGIGYSVLDMVHAFEKACGQTIPYQLVERRPGDIAEYWADPAKATQELGWRATRSLDDMVQDSWRWQSNNPDGYPDM; translated from the coding sequence ATGAATGTATTGATTACCGGCGGTATGGGCTATATTGGCAGCCATACTTGTATTCAGATGATTGAAGCAGGCATGACGCCTGTGATTTTAGACAATCTCTACAATAGCAAATCAGCCGTATTGGAACGTATTGAAAAGATTTCTGGTCACCGACCTGTATTTATCCGAGGTGACGTCCGTGACCGTAGTTTATTGATTGAAGTGCTGAATGAGCATCAAATTGATGCTGTGATTCATTTTGCGGGTTTAAAAGCAGTTGGTGAATCGGTTCAAAAACCGCTGGAATATTATGAAAATAATGTGACTGGTACTTTGGTGTTGGTCGATGCGATGCGAATTGCGGATGTTAAGACATTGATTTTCAGTTCATCCGCAACGGTTTACGGTGATCCGGCTTCAGTGCCTATTCTCGAAGATTTTCCGACTCAGGCAACGAATCCATACGGCAGAAGTAAACTGATCGTTGAAGAATGTCTCACTGACTTCCAACTTGCGAATCCGGACTGGAGTATCACGCTGCTTCGTTATTTTAATCCGGTGGGGTCGCATCCGTCGGGTGAGATTGGTGAAGATCCGCAAGGGATCCCAAATAACCTGATGCCGTTTGTGGCACAAATTGCTGTCGGACGCCGTGAGAGTCTCTCTATTTTTGGTGATGATTATCCGACCAAAGACGGCACCGGGGTTCGGGACTATATTCATGTTATGGATCTCGCTGATGGACATATCGCAGCTTTGCAAAAAGTAGGTACTAAAGGCGGATTGCACGTGTACAACCTCGGAACCGGGATTGGCTACAGTGTGTTGGATATGGTTCATGCGTTTGAAAAAGCGTGTGGTCAAACTATTCCGTATCAATTGGTTGAACGTCGTCCGGGAGATATTGCCGAGTATTGGGCTGATCCGGCCAAAGCAACGCAAGAATTAGGATGGCGTGCGACCCGTTCATTAGATGATATGGTTCAGGATAGCTGGCGGTGGCAGTCAAACAATCCGGACGGTTATCCGGATATGTAG
- a CDS encoding glycoside hydrolase family 9 protein — translation MKKIQSTVFAAIVCSLIGVNGSYAAQISQDLKNIQNQQDSEVDIDILINGNFQGDTGWWASGGTFNVQDQMGCITFTNGGENPWDVVLGQSNLKLLKDEIYTLRFSAMAKNAADLKAVIQHDGEPYTNYLNQTLPLTNTVQSFEFQVKPSARDKKAQLAFQVGAQPANTVCLSDISLYGPKYEEEDMRSAVRVNQVGYLLNAKKRATIQTDTQTPLPWQLLDAQGTTIAEGQTIPFGLNSGSGEQVQIADFSQVQTPQEDIILEVDGQKSHPFDISHDIYKTMKYDALSFFYQQRSGTAIENAYVQRADLARPAGHPQEIVTCFDQTDAKGNDWPGCNFSLDVTGGWYDAGDHGKYVVNGGISVWTLMNYYERESLHKTNSTSAFADGMVQIPEQSNQYNDLLDEAKWMMDFMLAMQVPAHKKVSVPVGDQSGHLSDLKLTEIDAGGMVFHKIADAKWTGVPLPPHDDTQPRFLSYPSTAATLNLAATAAQCARIWRPLNATYADKCLAAAEKAWQAANTHKNVYAYDNFDGSGPYGDTHVADEFYWAAAELFVTTGKDEYKTALEQSPYYLTSPTKSDDLTWSNMGSAGTVSLALVPNRLDQSTINEARSNLLKAADVYEASVKKQGYLIPYQSDQYPWGSNSSLMNRSIFLGLAFDWTKTQKYLQAMSDSMDYILGRNPMDHSYVSGYGSYPLLNPHHRFWAHSENPDLPIVPPGVISGGPNSIDFSDPVAATLKGNCTGQTCWIDDIGAWTMNEVTVNWNAPFFWVTSFLDEHASW, via the coding sequence ATGGCAGCTATGCAGCGCAAATTTCACAAGATCTGAAGAATATACAAAATCAACAAGATTCAGAAGTCGATATCGATATTCTGATCAATGGTAACTTTCAAGGAGATACCGGCTGGTGGGCATCTGGCGGTACTTTCAATGTTCAGGATCAGATGGGATGCATTACATTCACCAACGGCGGAGAGAATCCATGGGATGTCGTTTTAGGTCAGTCGAATCTAAAATTACTAAAAGATGAAATTTATACCCTCCGATTTAGTGCGATGGCTAAGAATGCCGCTGATTTAAAAGCGGTCATTCAGCACGATGGTGAACCTTACACCAATTATCTCAATCAGACGCTGCCTTTAACTAACACAGTTCAGTCATTTGAATTTCAGGTGAAACCGTCTGCCAGAGATAAAAAAGCACAGCTGGCTTTTCAGGTTGGGGCACAACCGGCGAATACCGTGTGCCTGAGTGATATCTCCTTGTATGGTCCGAAATACGAAGAAGAAGATATGCGTTCAGCCGTCCGTGTCAATCAGGTGGGTTATCTGTTGAATGCCAAAAAACGGGCTACCATTCAGACCGATACTCAGACACCATTGCCGTGGCAATTGTTAGACGCTCAGGGAACGACGATTGCAGAAGGTCAAACCATTCCCTTTGGTCTTAACAGTGGCTCAGGAGAACAGGTTCAGATTGCTGACTTCAGTCAGGTACAAACACCACAAGAAGATATCATCCTTGAGGTCGACGGTCAGAAAAGTCATCCGTTTGATATCAGTCATGATATTTACAAGACAATGAAATATGATGCTTTGTCTTTCTTCTACCAACAACGTAGTGGCACTGCGATTGAAAATGCCTACGTTCAGCGCGCTGATTTAGCCCGTCCGGCAGGTCATCCACAGGAAATCGTGACTTGCTTTGATCAAACCGATGCGAAAGGGAATGATTGGCCGGGATGTAATTTTTCTCTGGATGTCACAGGAGGATGGTACGATGCCGGCGACCACGGGAAATATGTGGTGAATGGCGGGATTTCGGTCTGGACTCTGATGAATTATTACGAACGTGAAAGCCTTCATAAAACCAATTCGACCAGTGCATTTGCTGACGGTATGGTTCAAATCCCAGAGCAGTCTAATCAGTACAATGATTTACTTGATGAAGCCAAATGGATGATGGACTTTATGCTGGCAATGCAAGTACCGGCACATAAAAAAGTATCGGTGCCTGTTGGCGATCAATCCGGTCATCTGTCTGATTTAAAACTGACAGAAATTGATGCCGGCGGTATGGTTTTCCATAAAATTGCCGATGCCAAATGGACTGGCGTCCCGCTTCCGCCTCATGACGATACCCAACCACGTTTTCTGAGCTATCCAAGTACAGCCGCGACACTCAATCTGGCGGCGACAGCGGCACAATGTGCCCGTATTTGGCGTCCTCTGAACGCAACGTATGCAGACAAATGTTTAGCAGCCGCTGAAAAAGCATGGCAGGCGGCTAATACGCACAAAAATGTGTATGCCTACGATAACTTTGACGGTTCCGGTCCTTATGGCGATACCCATGTGGCGGATGAATTCTACTGGGCTGCAGCAGAATTGTTTGTTACGACGGGTAAAGATGAATACAAAACTGCACTTGAACAATCTCCTTATTATTTAACGTCACCGACGAAAAGCGATGATCTGACGTGGTCTAATATGGGCAGTGCCGGAACGGTTTCATTAGCACTCGTACCGAATCGTCTCGATCAAAGCACCATTAATGAGGCCCGCTCAAATCTCCTCAAAGCCGCGGATGTTTATGAAGCGAGTGTGAAAAAGCAAGGATATCTGATTCCTTATCAGAGCGATCAATATCCATGGGGTTCAAACTCGAGTCTCATGAATCGCAGTATCTTCCTCGGGCTTGCTTTTGACTGGACGAAAACACAAAAGTATTTACAGGCGATGTCCGATTCAATGGATTATATTTTAGGACGTAACCCGATGGATCATTCTTATGTTTCAGGGTATGGCTCTTACCCGCTGTTGAATCCTCATCATCGGTTCTGGGCACATTCTGAAAATCCGGATCTGCCTATTGTCCCACCGGGTGTTATCTCTGGCGGACCGAATTCTATTGACTTCAGTGATCCGGTTGCTGCCACGCTGAAGGGAAATTGTACCGGACAAACTTGCTGGATTGATGATATTGGTGCCTGGACAATGAATGAAGTGACCGTCAACTGGAACGCGCCTTTCTTCTGGGTGACGAGTTTCTTGGATGAACATGCATCTTGGTAG
- a CDS encoding ATPase RavA domain-containing protein, whose translation MVSSIPASHSQKALLSERINKLASALADGVYEREHVIKICLLSALAGESVFLLGPPGIAKSLIAKRLIQAFENSSYFEYLMTRFSTPEEVFGPLSIQELKDNGRYLRLTKGYLPTAQVVFLDEIWKAGPAILNTLLTVVNEKTFNNGSEVERVPMRLLVSASNELPDKDSGLEALFDRILVRIFVNRIQNKQNFKSMLTVGTSQEAHIPEGLAITDQEYHEWQQALDQLTLSNDVFEKLYQLKSMLDTAAENRSLTTPDEMYVSDRRWKKAVKLLKASAFFNGRDSINPLDLFLLQDCLWNSPDSLAIVKDVIREFALKYAFDQQDVEHQIEIGQEALADIQRELEEKYTMPLAVEKTAGLIKKQVYGYDLTHAKTYQSGNRKDLLKIVLLQSHTTVTDAENTDKYCHWVYVPKTEFDKVIREGGGELFGYVNQNTTLCSFQFGVDSEDLLIIKDIANRSVLVSVVMTQHQNQHQLFQVWQTRIEQVHQQLAQAASQLRQASRQFHDALPHHFIDPELPVAMESSLQQLQQQLAQSITACEEAAQQMNHFGQYFT comes from the coding sequence ATGGTAAGTTCAATTCCTGCAAGTCATTCGCAGAAGGCGTTGTTGTCAGAAAGAATTAACAAATTAGCCAGTGCACTGGCTGATGGTGTTTATGAACGGGAACACGTGATTAAAATTTGTCTGCTTTCTGCCCTTGCTGGTGAGAGCGTGTTTCTGTTAGGGCCTCCCGGTATTGCAAAGAGTTTGATTGCCAAACGCCTGATTCAAGCCTTCGAAAATAGTTCCTATTTTGAATACCTCATGACGCGTTTTTCAACGCCTGAAGAAGTATTCGGCCCCTTGAGTATTCAAGAGTTAAAGGATAATGGACGTTACCTTCGGTTAACCAAAGGTTATCTACCCACAGCTCAAGTCGTTTTCTTAGATGAAATCTGGAAAGCCGGTCCTGCTATCTTGAATACATTGTTGACGGTCGTGAATGAAAAAACCTTCAACAACGGTAGTGAAGTTGAGCGCGTACCCATGCGCCTGTTGGTGTCTGCATCGAATGAGTTACCAGATAAAGACAGTGGTCTGGAAGCGTTATTTGACCGAATTCTGGTGCGGATCTTTGTCAACCGTATCCAGAATAAACAAAACTTTAAGTCGATGCTGACAGTGGGCACTTCGCAAGAAGCCCATATTCCGGAAGGGTTGGCGATTACCGATCAGGAGTATCACGAGTGGCAGCAGGCATTAGATCAATTGACGCTGAGTAACGATGTTTTTGAAAAACTCTACCAACTCAAGTCAATGCTTGATACAGCAGCGGAAAACAGGTCATTGACGACACCTGATGAGATGTATGTGTCTGACCGACGTTGGAAAAAAGCCGTTAAACTGCTCAAAGCCAGTGCTTTCTTTAACGGCCGTGACAGTATTAATCCACTGGATCTGTTCCTGTTACAGGATTGTTTGTGGAACAGTCCCGATTCGCTTGCCATTGTGAAGGACGTGATTCGTGAATTTGCGTTGAAATATGCGTTTGATCAGCAGGATGTTGAGCACCAAATTGAGATCGGTCAGGAAGCGTTGGCCGATATTCAACGAGAGCTAGAGGAAAAATATACAATGCCATTGGCGGTTGAGAAAACTGCAGGGCTGATTAAGAAACAGGTCTATGGCTATGACCTGACACATGCGAAGACCTATCAATCCGGTAATCGCAAAGACCTCCTTAAAATCGTGTTGCTCCAAAGTCATACGACAGTCACCGATGCAGAGAATACTGATAAATATTGTCATTGGGTCTATGTACCTAAAACTGAGTTTGACAAGGTTATCCGTGAAGGAGGAGGTGAGCTATTCGGTTATGTGAATCAAAATACCACTCTTTGTTCTTTTCAGTTTGGCGTTGACTCAGAAGACTTGTTAATCATCAAGGATATTGCCAATCGCTCAGTCCTGGTTTCTGTTGTGATGACACAGCATCAAAACCAACATCAACTATTTCAGGTATGGCAAACACGGATTGAACAGGTTCATCAGCAATTGGCGCAAGCCGCTTCGCAGTTACGTCAGGCGTCCCGGCAGTTTCATGACGCGTTGCCACATCATTTTATCGATCCTGAACTGCCTGTCGCAATGGAAAGTTCATTACAGCAACTACAACAACAGTTGGCGCAATCAATCACTGCGTGCGAAGAAGCCGCACAGCAGATGAATCATTTCGGTCAGTATTTCACTTAG